The stretch of DNA atttttttgtacAACTTTATATTCCTATcctaattattatattccatataaaatatttaattaaaaaaaaatatataataaaagtaatttttttaaatcaacATTTGTTAATTGTTCTacattataaaatgtattatgttttattttatttattttattttttatttttttttgtttaaactatatatttcaaaatttaTGAACGGGTCATAATTTTTCTacacagaaaaaaaaaaaaaaaaaaaaaaaaaaaaaaaaaaaagtcaaAATGGCTAGTtgaaattaaaaaggaaaaaagggAACAACGAAAAAtttacattaatatatatatatatatatatatatatatatgtatttatttatttatttatttatttatttatatgtatttttcttttttgttttatccttttaatatatattattaaaaaactTGATGATAAAGAAACCTTTTGttcatttctttttgttAAAATGCATTACCGTGATacttttcttatttattattttcgtTGACGCGTTTAAAGAAAAGAAGAGAAATAAACCGAAAcgttttcctttttttatgccgttgaatattatgaaatgtagaaaaaaaatgtatctaATACGGAGTAAAATAGGGCatggaagaaaaatattGGAGAAGAAGGAAAGGATTTTCAGTTTAAATATGGAGGAAGAATCATTTATTGATAagaatgaacaaaataaagaatgtagtaataaaaatatggatataaataccattcataattttcatatgaacaataattttgtatccaatgaaaaaaaaaatatatatatatgtgataatatCCCAACTCATTACAATGAATCGAACAACAATATGATTAATACTTTTACaaattatgatgatataaaaaaagaatatcttttaaaaattatgagtAATAAAGAAACGATATATGCCAATAGTTCGGGTAACGTGAGAAGTGCTATAAGTGTGATAAGAATATCTGGTGCGTTGAGTAAAATGATATTGGAAATATTGTTACACAATGGAAaagataataacaataataatagtaataatagtaatagtagtaataatattaataataatagtagtaatgtcacttataataatattacttGTAATACATATCGAGAAAaacaatatttaaaaaaaaataatattaatgatatatgTAACTTAAAAGGAAtcacaaataatatatgccaatcatataatataccaTGTGGGGGGAAAAAACAAGGtgattataatttatgtgatataatacatatgagaaaaaatatggaagcaagaaaattatatataggaaaattatatgataaaaataatgatattattgatataGTTATGTATAGTTATTTTAAAGAACCAAAATCATATACAGGTGAAGAAATGATAGAAATTTATTGTCATGGAAATATGTTGATCgtaaaagaaataatgagtgctataaataatatgaatgaattattttataaaatattaattgaagaaagacaaaataatatatattataataataatagtataatatatgatactAATGGTggtcataataataatattataaacgatcctatattttatgaaaaaattaatgagTGTCATAATaactttataaaaataagagaaAGCTATAAAGGGGAATTTACTAGAAGAgcatttgaaaataaaaaaatgagttTGCTACAAATTGAAGgattaaaagaattattattctgcaaacaaaaaatacaaaaacaaATTGCATTGAATTATATGAATGGATAtgcaaaaaatatttatttaaaattaaaaaacttattaaaagaattattagtATATACTGAATTAAAAATAGATTTTGAAGAAGAACATATAACATCaccaaaagaaaaagaagaaatacaaaatatgcttttaaaaaaaataagagaaggtattaatcatattaattatattttaaaaaaaagtaatgtTGAAGATATATCTAATTCTTctgatattttattatttggaaATGTAAATTCTGGAAAAAGCACActaatgaataatatatgtaataatgatatatctaTAGTAACAAATATTAAAGGATCAACTATagatataatacaaaaaaatattcaaatttttaataactcTTATAATTTATGTGACTCAGCCGGAGTTATAAAAAgtgaaaaaatgaaatatgcTAATCAAAAAacaagcaaaaaaaaaaatatacataaaacaCTTGAATCTATGGGTATCAAAAAAACACTatcctttttaaaaaataattgcaTATCtgcatttgtattattaaatattaaaaactaCAAGAAGGaactaataaatataataacaattttgAATCATCATTTTAAAGTAaaggaaagaaaaaacaTCAATGCgatacaaaataaaacaaaaaaaatgaagattccttatttcattttttgtgTAAATAAATGTGATTTGGTAAGTACATGTGAATtctcaaaaataaaaaaaaaaataaaaaataaaataaaaaaatatttactaGCCAATTTAAGTCCACACATATTAAAACGTTGTAGCAAAaaaatcttttttatatcatccaAAAATGGATATAATATTGACACATtactaaaatatttaaatgaaaaaatgattaaggaaagaaaaatatttgatCAAAAAATTTCAGAAGGAAACAATATAATGTTCTTACCATTTGAAAgacataaattatatttaaaaaaagctATCAACCATTTATtgtttatagaaaaaaatatacataatatgaCCTTTGATATAATATCTGAAGAAATTAAACTAGCTGTCAATTCTTTAAATAGTATTATAGGTACAATTAAAAATGAgcaaatattaaataaaattttggATAGTTTTTGTATAGGAAAGTGATTAAAAGGGggggtatatataaaaaaaaaaataaataataataaacatatacatatatttattaattgaaATATAGAGCTAAataaacaacaaaaaaaataaataaataaataataaataaataatgaaatatataaaagtataaacaaatttatatattatataagtaaaaaactaaatgattataaaaaataaaaatgactCTTAAAATTTTAGagacttttttctttttacaatccccaaaaaaaaaaaaaaaaaaaaaaaaaaaatatacatatatatatataaatgtatgtatatatttgtgcatattatatttttttttgtgtacgcataaatatatatacatacatatagagatatatttataatatatctttttttttgtgtgtgtgTTTGCACGTTTTATaagtaatataattatacttGTATTAGATGAACAAGTataagacaaaaaaaaaaaaaaaaaaaaaaaaaatcacaaaatgaataaatatatataaatataaatatatatatatttatttatatttatgtttatatttatatttatgtttatgtttatgtttatatttctttctttatcatttttgAAATTATTTTGGCTTAAAAAGGTCGTGCAATATGCACTTTAATTTTAtgacataataataataaaaataatatttataagaataaaataaaaacatatcaACTAGAgttaaatgtattttttccttgaatgaatatttatatattacattatgTATATGATTTAAATTATCTTGCATAGATtgtgatttattattatctgttTTTGTATTCATgtgtttaaaaatattgagaAGAAATGGATATGTAAATTTAGCGTGCATTTCTTGAACATTTTGAATTTTATATGTAGGAATACGTAGAATCGTTTTATCAAAAAAGATATGTGAAGAATTTAATAAAGATTTTAATGTGTctgttataatatttaattgtaatgttttattttgattttgattaaaatttaaattcttttgatattcatatgattttatagatatagaattattattgatgaaattatttgtttgattgttttcataattttgaaaaatatgaagaataaattttatttcattttttaatttctgaTTAAAATGTTGACAAATATTACACATGCTCTGATCATTACAAGTATGATTAATAGGATATTTTAatggaataaaaatattttcatctatactatttttttctttcattgttatattatctatatatttaatattatctttatttaatttctcgtctatatatttaatattcattttggTTTTTCCTTCTTCAGAAGCAACCAAAGACATATAACCACCACTCTGATCATTATGGTTATTAATATGATTACATTTgacatttttaatatcatcaCATTTgacatttttaatatgattACATTTGACCTTTTTAATATCATCACATTTgacatttttaatatcatcaCATTTgacatttttaatatcatcaCATTTgacatttttaatatcatgACATTTgacatttttaatatcatgACATTTGACCTTTTTAATATCATCACATTTAATGTTATCCATTTCATCACATGTGTCATTGTTGATTCCATCACAtctatcatttttaatatttttattatcatttgctGAGAAGTTTTTATTGATGAGCGATAAATGATCAGAACTATTATAATTTCCATTCATATTAACATTGTTATCAATTTCACAACTGATAGTGTTTACGTTTTTATTATTGAcattaaattcttttttaataattttttctacaCCTCTACTATCTTTTAAAACAATTTTGAAGTCTTCATTATTCATCCATTTTGGGGATAAAGCTAATTTGAAAATTTTCCAGACATGTTCAGACAATTGTATTTGGAATTCTTGATTTGATATTatagaatttaaaaataattttgtcATTTCAtgtgtatttttattctGTAAAGTATTTAAGAgtatatattgtaaatatCCAATGGAATGATTTAtcatttcatcatttttaaataattctttatatataatatttctcaTATTTTGTGTAACTTCTTctgaattaaataaatcatttaaccatttttttgatatagaAATTGATACTGGTAGATGTATAGCTTCTGCTAATAGAAATGCTACTTTTTTTTGtacttctttattattacataaatatatagaaatatctTGAAATACATttcttaatttattttttacttgTTCTGTTTCTAAAATATCTATAAATACATTTTCCATATCTTTTcttgaattttttaaaacatcaaTAAAAAAAGCTGAAgtaatcattttatttttctcttgCATAactacattatatattaaactattaataatttcttttaaattattttcaatttcttTTGAATTCTTTATATCTTCTAATACCTTctcaattttatttataatatatttatttattatatcaccagtaaaaacaaataaaccacataatattaatattacaactaaactattcataataaacatatatttataaaaattaatactcttttcatatttatgtaatatcTCATATAtctcatatattttattattactatcattcttatttaaattactataaatattatcattattatgatgatcatcatgatcatatattttattcatttttatattattactatcattcttatttaaattactataaatattattattattatgatgatcaTCATGATCATacattttattcatttttatattattactatcattCTTATCTTCTTTAACTTTTCTATTATCTTGTATTACATTCTCtccttttaaaaatattttattcaacgtatgaaaattttttcttattctttcatttttataacatttctTCATATCAATACtgatattatttctatacattatattattattaaatatatatacaatatttttcatatcacaattatatttatatacatattttattttattattattacattcttttgatatattattaaatacaatatatttattattcctttcatttatttttttcataaaattctCATCTACTGACACCTCATCATTTGATAAACCTAAGAGTAAGTTTTTAACATAATTACTTAAATggataatatttaaatttgatttattatttttatatatatctaatgtTTTCAAACATcttctttttaattcattattcCTTAcataatgttttattatatctcccgatatgttttttataaccatcttttttttttttctttttttttttttaaaaaaaaaaacctttaaaaaacatacatccacaatatgaatatatataaatatatatgaatgtatatattttacatatgtgtctatatatatatatattatattctgatcgtttttttctttttataatatatattatttatatatttatttatttgtttcagTTCTTCATAAGATGAAGActaatatatcaatatttttatttcttcatttgtcatatttaaaaaatatataaataaaacattattttttaattctcattatttttatgcattttataataaaacatgtcatataaaatatacatatatatatatatatatatatatatatatatatattatggccacattataattattaaactTTTATATTACATGGGTTgcaattataaattaaatatattaataatataatattatattatatcagtttttttattatacttttatattatcacaaaaaaaaaaaaaaaaaaaatatatatatatatatatatatatataatattatatatatatgccaCTTTACtgcttttttatttttcgaATTATTATTcccataattttttaaaaagaaaaaaaaattttaactatataagaattataaaattaacataaaaaaaataaatcacgttatattaaaatatatatatatatatatatatatatattatatacatgtatatgtatatatgaaaaaatttaattcctatatatttattaatatttataatttttttatatatttatgctatttaaataattcattatatttacat from Plasmodium sp. gorilla clade G2 genome assembly, chromosome: 8 encodes:
- a CDS encoding GTPase, putative codes for the protein MIKKPFVHFFLLKCITVILFLFIIFVDAFKEKKRNKPKRFPFFMPLNIMKCRKKMYLIRSKIGHGRKILEKKERIFSLNMEEESFIDKNEQNKECSNKNMDINTIHNFHMNNNFVSNEKKNIYICDNIPTHYNESNNNMINTFTNYDDIKKEYLLKIMSNKETIYANSSGNVRSAISVIRISGALSKMILEILLHNGKDNNNNNSNNSNSSNNINNNSSNVTYNNITCNTYREKQYLKKNNINDICNLKGITNNICQSYNIPCGGKKQGDYNLCDIIHMRKNMEARKLYIGKLYDKNNDIIDIVMYSYFKEPKSYTGEEMIEIYCHGNMLIVKEIMSAINNMNELFYKILIEERQNNIYYNNNSIIYDTNGGHNNNIINDPIFYEKINECHNNFIKIRESYKGEFTRRAFENKKMSLLQIEGLKELLFCKQKIQKQIALNYMNGYAKNIYLKLKNLLKELLVYTELKIDFEEEHITSPKEKEEIQNMLLKKIREGINHINYILKKSNVEDISNSSDILLFGNVNSGKSTLMNNICNNDISIVTNIKGSTIDIIQKNIQIFNNSYNLCDSAGVIKSEKMKYANQKTSKKKNIHKTLESMGIKKTLSFLKNNCISAFVLLNIKNYKKELINIITILNHHFKVKERKNINAIQNKTKKMKIPYFIFCVNKCDLVSTCEFSKIKKKIKNKIKKYLLANLSPHILKRCSKKIFFISSKNGYNIDTLLKYLNEKMIKERKIFDQKISEGNNIMFLPFERHKLYLKKAINHLLFIEKNIHNMTFDIISEEIKLAVNSLNSIIGTIKNEQILNKILDSFCIGK